The following are encoded in a window of Flavobacteriales bacterium genomic DNA:
- a CDS encoding MMPL family transporter produces MWAWLSSRIIRNRTGILVVLGLITLFLGYEMKNVEVSYKFGGLLPKTDSAFVQYEELHSKFSEDGNVIVLAVQDRRLNELDNFQGWWKLGRDLKAQEGVDSVFSEAHLFELVRDDSLMRFQLAPVVPAMPVTQEEVDAVRARVRDLPFYKGVLYNDSSNTSLMMVFVNAERFNSERRGDMVDQIARRVDEFAQGRFKVYRSGLPFIRTVVTERTRTELRMFVGLMILTVAVLLLLFFKSWRVMLVCLLVVVVGVVWAVGSIGLLGYKLTSVMAIIPPLVIVIGIPNCIFLINKYHYEYARHRNRIKALTRVIYRVGKASFITNATTATGFATFILTYSDVLKQFGVIAALNIMAVFALSILLVPILFSMQGEPKDRHLAHLERKWVDRSTAQLIHIVQHRRPLVYAFTGLFVVIGLLGVTRLKNESRVVDDLPMDDPVMQDLRFFEREFNGVMPLEVMIDTRKKGQALKEANLRLISRLQDTLALYPELSRSLSIADAVKFTKQAFYGGDPERYQLLRSSGPDQFIAPYLEGAREQGGVARGFLDEERQATRLTMQVADVGTARMDVLLADLRAQVDSLFDPEKFRVVLTGTSVVFLEGSKYMVKNLLISLILAVVLISGIMALLFNSFRMVLISLIPNLVPLIMTAGMMGYLGIPIKPSTILVFSIAFGISVDDAIHYLAKYRQELKLTGHDIRASVFQAIREAGVSMMYTSIVLFCGFSLFVFSDFGGTQALGLLVSFTLLVAMFTNLLILPSMLLSFERVMTTRSFEEPVLDMMDEESAPDPAVLDEAQEEDKDNERSDQRPQGT; encoded by the coding sequence ATGTGGGCCTGGCTTTCCAGCAGGATCATACGCAACCGAACGGGCATCCTGGTGGTGCTCGGGCTGATCACGCTCTTCCTCGGCTACGAGATGAAGAACGTGGAGGTGAGCTACAAATTCGGCGGCCTGCTGCCCAAGACCGACAGCGCCTTTGTCCAGTACGAGGAGCTGCACAGCAAGTTCTCCGAGGACGGCAACGTGATCGTGCTGGCCGTGCAGGACAGGCGGCTCAATGAGTTGGACAACTTCCAGGGCTGGTGGAAGCTGGGCCGTGATCTGAAGGCACAGGAGGGCGTGGACTCGGTCTTCTCCGAAGCGCATCTCTTCGAGCTGGTGCGCGATGACAGCCTGATGCGTTTCCAACTCGCGCCCGTGGTGCCTGCGATGCCGGTGACCCAGGAAGAGGTGGATGCGGTGCGCGCGCGGGTGCGCGATCTGCCCTTCTACAAGGGGGTGCTTTACAACGACAGCAGCAACACCAGCTTGATGATGGTCTTCGTCAACGCCGAGCGCTTCAACAGCGAACGGCGCGGCGACATGGTGGACCAGATCGCCCGGCGCGTGGACGAGTTCGCCCAAGGGCGTTTCAAGGTCTACCGCAGCGGCCTGCCCTTCATCCGCACCGTGGTCACCGAAAGGACCAGGACCGAGCTGCGCATGTTCGTGGGCTTGATGATCCTCACCGTGGCGGTGCTGCTGCTGTTATTCTTCAAGAGCTGGCGCGTGATGCTGGTGTGCCTGCTGGTGGTGGTGGTGGGCGTGGTGTGGGCCGTGGGATCCATCGGCCTGCTGGGCTACAAGCTCACCTCGGTCATGGCCATCATCCCCCCGCTGGTCATCGTCATCGGCATCCCCAATTGCATCTTCCTCATCAACAAGTACCACTACGAGTACGCGCGGCACCGCAACCGCATCAAGGCCCTCACGCGGGTGATCTACCGCGTGGGCAAGGCCAGCTTCATCACCAACGCCACCACGGCCACGGGCTTCGCCACCTTCATTCTCACGTACAGCGATGTGCTCAAGCAGTTCGGTGTGATCGCCGCGCTGAACATCATGGCCGTCTTCGCGCTCAGCATCCTGCTGGTGCCCATCCTCTTCAGCATGCAGGGCGAACCGAAGGACCGCCACCTGGCGCACCTGGAGCGCAAGTGGGTGGACCGCAGCACGGCGCAGCTCATCCACATCGTGCAGCACCGGCGTCCGCTGGTCTACGCCTTCACCGGCCTGTTCGTGGTGATCGGCCTGCTGGGTGTGACGCGGTTGAAGAACGAAAGCCGCGTGGTGGACGATCTGCCCATGGACGACCCCGTGATGCAGGACCTGCGCTTCTTCGAGCGCGAGTTCAACGGCGTGATGCCCCTGGAGGTGATGATCGACACGCGCAAGAAGGGGCAGGCGCTCAAGGAGGCCAACCTGCGTTTGATCTCGCGCCTGCAGGATACCCTGGCCCTCTACCCGGAGCTTTCGCGATCGCTCTCCATCGCCGATGCGGTGAAGTTCACCAAACAGGCCTTCTATGGCGGCGACCCCGAGCGCTACCAGTTGCTCCGCTCCAGCGGGCCGGACCAGTTCATCGCCCCCTATCTGGAAGGCGCCCGGGAGCAGGGCGGCGTGGCCCGGGGCTTCCTGGATGAGGAGCGCCAGGCCACACGGCTCACCATGCAGGTGGCCGATGTGGGCACCGCGCGCATGGACGTTCTCCTCGCCGATCTCCGTGCGCAGGTGGACAGCCTCTTCGATCCGGAGAAATTCCGCGTGGTGCTCACCGGCACCAGCGTGGTCTTTCTGGAAGGCAGCAAGTACATGGTGAAGAACCTGTTGATCTCGCTCATTCTGGCCGTGGTCCTCATCTCCGGCATCATGGCGCTGCTCTTCAACAGCTTCCGCATGGTGCTGATCTCGCTGATCCCCAATCTGGTGCCGCTGATCATGACGGCCGGCATGATGGGCTACCTCGGTATTCCCATCAAGCCCAGCACCATCCTGGTCTTCAGCATCGCCTTCGGCATCTCGGTGGATGACGCGATCCACTACCTGGCCAAGTACCGGCAGGAGCTCAAGCTCACCGGGCACGACATCCGCGCCTCGGTCTTCCAGGCCATCCGCGAGGCGGGCGTGAGCATGATGTACACCAGCATCGTGCTCTTCTGCGGCTTCAGCCTCTTCGTCTTCTCGGATTTCGGCGGTACGCAGGCCTTGGGGCTGCTGGTGAGTTTCACCCTGCTGGTGGCCATGTTCACCAACCTGCTGATCCTGCCTTCGATGCTGCTGAGCTTCGAGCGCGTGATGACCACGCGGTCCTTCGAGGAGCCGGTGCTGGACATGATGGACGAGGAAAGCGCGCCCGACCCGGCCGTGCTGGACGAAGCGCAGGAGGAAGACAAGGACAACGAACGATCGGACCAACGACCCCAAGGCACATGA
- a CDS encoding carboxypeptidase-like regulatory domain-containing protein, translating into MYPLVMTAQHVITGRVVDDRTNEALAFVHVVPEGRREGATSDIDGRFSVEVASASTLLRFSYVGYRPTELVGQAGAPMLVRLERATYELRPVEILPGENPAHRIIDRVHANRKENDGLRNRAHRYTSYSKTIFTAALDSAVLNDPERMAQLDSSDLQAIDWLDKQHLLLIESATKRSFIPPASEKEEVIAMRVSGLKDPSLIALAASTKTFSIYEPQIPLGEKTYLSPIGPNSTARYLFILEDTLYQGVDTVYIISYRPRSGRKFDALQGVLYVNTDGYALQNVIAEPVERTGNFSIKLQQKFEKVGGRAWFPAQLNTFLYLDMVQVNKWKAIGVGRTYLKDIQLDAPVERREVRGPGFVMERIAARRDETFWDSLRTEPLEGRELRTYVAIDSISEAENIERKLRWAAVLASGRLRAGPFDLPLERLLRYNGYEGIRLGLGAQTNSKVSRHVRLGGWFAYGFQDEAWKYGGDLAIRPWQGRGPVLRALYAYDVEESGGVAYQGLPRTLTTESYRWFYVDRMDRTERIGGELSFRVGGPLRVWLGAQRVERLNLIGYNYAEEVAEGVTLLSDRFRTGELTVALRYAHREQVARVPAGQFGLGTKWPVLYLNAMRAADGLWEGELDLWRVDAMVEKTFRLRMAGDLALRLVGGLADPQAPYPFLFNLRGTWTSGLPVATMNTFETMRPNEFLADRYLALHLRHSFGNLLFKGKKFKPVPVLVLNGGVGALDRPERHRGYIFKDAREGYLEGGLQLDNLLRSGFTAFGVGAFYRFGPNALPDVADNLALKLTLGLGR; encoded by the coding sequence ATGTATCCGCTGGTGATGACTGCGCAGCATGTCATCACCGGCCGTGTGGTGGATGATCGGACCAACGAAGCATTGGCCTTTGTGCATGTGGTGCCGGAAGGCAGACGGGAAGGCGCCACCTCCGACATCGACGGCCGCTTCTCCGTGGAGGTCGCAAGTGCGAGCACGTTGCTGCGCTTCAGTTACGTGGGCTACAGACCCACCGAGCTGGTCGGACAGGCGGGCGCACCGATGCTCGTGCGCCTGGAGCGTGCCACCTACGAGTTGCGGCCGGTGGAGATCCTCCCTGGCGAGAACCCCGCGCACCGCATCATCGACCGGGTGCATGCGAACCGCAAGGAGAACGATGGCTTGCGCAACCGCGCGCACCGCTACACCAGCTACAGCAAGACCATCTTCACCGCCGCCCTGGACAGCGCCGTGTTGAACGATCCCGAGCGCATGGCGCAGTTGGACAGCAGCGACCTGCAGGCGATCGACTGGCTGGACAAGCAACACCTGCTGCTGATCGAGAGCGCCACCAAGCGCAGCTTCATCCCGCCCGCTTCGGAGAAGGAGGAAGTGATCGCCATGCGCGTGAGCGGCTTGAAGGATCCCTCGCTCATCGCCCTGGCCGCCTCCACCAAGACCTTCTCCATCTACGAGCCACAGATACCACTTGGCGAGAAGACCTACCTGAGCCCCATCGGGCCCAACAGCACCGCGCGCTACCTCTTCATTCTGGAGGACACCTTGTACCAAGGCGTGGACACGGTCTATATCATCAGCTACCGCCCGCGCAGCGGCCGCAAATTCGATGCGCTGCAAGGAGTGCTCTACGTGAACACCGACGGCTACGCGCTACAGAACGTGATCGCCGAGCCGGTGGAGCGCACGGGCAACTTCAGCATCAAGCTGCAACAGAAGTTCGAGAAGGTCGGTGGCCGCGCCTGGTTCCCCGCGCAGCTCAACACCTTCCTCTACCTGGACATGGTGCAGGTGAACAAGTGGAAAGCGATCGGCGTGGGGCGCACCTATCTGAAGGACATCCAACTGGACGCACCGGTGGAGCGCCGCGAGGTGCGCGGACCGGGCTTCGTGATGGAGCGCATTGCCGCACGCAGGGACGAGACCTTCTGGGACAGCCTGCGCACGGAGCCGTTGGAGGGCAGGGAGCTGCGCACCTACGTCGCCATCGACAGCATCAGCGAGGCGGAGAACATCGAGCGGAAGTTGCGCTGGGCGGCGGTGCTGGCCAGCGGCCGCCTGCGTGCGGGCCCATTCGACCTGCCGCTGGAACGGCTGCTGCGGTACAACGGCTATGAGGGCATCCGGCTGGGGCTGGGCGCGCAGACCAACAGCAAGGTGAGCCGCCATGTGCGGCTGGGCGGCTGGTTCGCCTATGGCTTCCAGGATGAAGCGTGGAAGTACGGCGGCGACCTGGCGATCCGGCCCTGGCAGGGCCGGGGTCCGGTACTGCGGGCGCTGTATGCCTACGATGTGGAGGAGAGCGGTGGGGTGGCCTATCAGGGGCTGCCGCGCACCCTCACCACCGAGAGCTACCGCTGGTTCTACGTGGATCGCATGGACCGCACAGAGCGGATCGGGGGCGAACTGTCCTTCCGGGTGGGTGGCCCACTGCGCGTGTGGCTGGGCGCCCAGCGTGTGGAACGCCTCAATCTGATCGGCTACAACTACGCGGAGGAGGTGGCCGAGGGCGTGACCCTGCTCAGCGACCGCTTCCGCACCGGCGAACTCACCGTGGCGCTGCGCTACGCACACCGCGAGCAGGTGGCGCGTGTGCCCGCCGGGCAGTTCGGCCTGGGCACCAAGTGGCCCGTGCTCTACCTCAACGCCATGCGTGCCGCGGATGGCCTGTGGGAGGGGGAGTTGGACCTCTGGCGCGTGGACGCCATGGTGGAGAAGACCTTCCGCCTGCGCATGGCCGGCGATCTCGCGCTCCGCCTCGTGGGCGGCCTGGCCGACCCGCAGGCGCCCTATCCCTTCCTCTTCAACCTGCGCGGCACCTGGACCAGCGGCCTGCCCGTGGCCACCATGAACACCTTCGAGACCATGCGCCCCAACGAGTTCCTCGCGGACCGCTACCTCGCCTTGCACCTGCGCCACAGCTTCGGCAACCTCCTCTTCAAGGGGAAGAAGTTCAAGCCTGTGCCGGTGCTGGTGCTGAATGGCGGCGTGGGCGCACTGGATAGGCCGGAGCGCCACCGTGGTTACATCTTCAAGGATGCCCGCGAGGGCTACCTGGAAGGTGGCCTGCAACTGGACAACCTGCTGCGCAGCGGCTTCACCGCCTTCGGCGTGGGTGCCTTCTACCGCTTCGGCCCCAACGCCCTGCCCGATGTGGCGGACAACCTGGCGCTGAAACTCACCCTGGGGTTGGGGCGGTGA
- a CDS encoding SPASM domain-containing protein gives MLARGRDALEWTRRSTPRRVRNALGLWGSYQCAKRGGDPRIGGMPFSISFEPTTACNLRCPECPSGLRSFTRPTGNLKQDLFRRVIDELAPDLWALTFYFQGEPYINPGFLDMARYAADQGIYTATSTNGHFLDEARAEATVRSGLSRLIISLDGTTQETYAQYRREGELAKVIEGARNIIAWKRKLKSRTPHVVFQFLVVKPNEHQIPDARKLAKELGVDELWLKTAQIYDPKDDHPLIPDQDRYARYRRNANGVWEVKNRLDDDCWKMWHSCVVTWDGRVVPCCFDKDAHHVLGDLRTHSFRELWHGEAYAAFRRSLLRSRSSIEMCRNCSEGSPVWA, from the coding sequence ATGCTCGCCCGTGGCCGTGATGCGTTGGAATGGACCCGCAGGTCCACGCCGCGCCGCGTGCGCAACGCGCTCGGTCTGTGGGGCAGCTATCAATGCGCCAAGCGCGGCGGCGATCCGCGCATCGGCGGCATGCCTTTCAGCATCAGCTTCGAGCCCACCACGGCCTGCAACCTGCGCTGCCCGGAATGCCCCAGTGGCTTGCGGTCCTTCACGCGCCCCACCGGCAACCTCAAGCAGGACCTGTTCCGCCGCGTGATCGACGAGCTGGCACCCGACCTCTGGGCCCTCACCTTCTACTTCCAAGGAGAGCCCTACATCAACCCGGGCTTTCTTGACATGGCACGCTACGCCGCCGACCAGGGTATCTACACGGCCACCAGCACCAATGGGCACTTTCTGGATGAGGCCCGCGCCGAGGCCACCGTGCGCAGCGGCTTGTCGCGGCTGATCATCTCGCTCGACGGCACCACGCAGGAGACCTACGCGCAGTATCGCCGCGAAGGCGAACTGGCCAAAGTGATCGAAGGAGCGCGCAACATCATCGCCTGGAAACGGAAATTGAAGAGCCGCACCCCGCATGTGGTGTTCCAGTTCCTGGTGGTGAAGCCCAACGAGCACCAGATACCCGATGCGCGAAAGCTTGCCAAGGAACTCGGTGTTGATGAACTGTGGCTGAAGACCGCGCAGATCTACGACCCGAAGGACGACCATCCCTTGATCCCGGACCAGGACCGCTATGCGCGCTACCGGCGCAACGCGAACGGTGTGTGGGAGGTGAAGAACAGACTCGACGACGACTGCTGGAAGATGTGGCACAGCTGCGTGGTGACCTGGGATGGTCGCGTGGTGCCCTGCTGTTTCGACAAGGACGCGCACCATGTGCTGGGCGATCTGCGCACGCACAGCTTCCGCGAGCTATGGCATGGTGAAGCCTATGCGGCTTTCAGACGATCGCTGTTGCGATCCCGGAGCAGCATCGAGATGTGCAGGAACTGCAGCGAGGGGAGCCCGGTGTGGGCATGA
- the frr gene encoding ribosome recycling factor: MTDTNAAIQQCEEHMHKAVDHLEHELTKIRAGAANPGMLDTVRVDYYGSMVPLSQVAAVNTGDARTIFVKPWEKKMIDAIEKAIIGANLGFNPSNNGESVIIHVPMLTEERRKDLVKTAHKEGEHARVGIRSSRQKAMEAIKAAKKDGLPEDHAKDLEGQVEKLTGTYNKKVDALVEAKEKDIMKV; encoded by the coding sequence ATGACCGACACGAACGCCGCCATCCAGCAATGTGAGGAACACATGCACAAGGCCGTGGACCACTTGGAACATGAACTGACCAAGATCCGCGCGGGGGCGGCCAACCCCGGCATGCTCGATACGGTGCGGGTGGACTACTACGGCAGCATGGTGCCCCTCTCACAGGTGGCGGCGGTGAACACCGGTGATGCCCGCACCATCTTCGTCAAGCCCTGGGAGAAGAAGATGATCGACGCCATCGAGAAGGCGATCATCGGGGCCAATCTCGGCTTCAATCCGAGCAACAACGGGGAGAGTGTCATCATCCACGTGCCCATGCTCACCGAGGAGCGCCGCAAGGACCTGGTGAAGACCGCGCACAAGGAGGGAGAGCACGCGCGCGTGGGCATCCGCAGCAGCAGGCAGAAAGCCATGGAGGCCATCAAGGCCGCCAAGAAGGACGGCCTGCCGGAGGACCACGCCAAGGACCTGGAAGGGCAGGTGGAGAAACTCACCGGCACCTATAACAAAAAGGTGGACGCCCTGGTGGAGGCCAAGGAGAAGGACATCATGAAGGTGTAG